TTCCCGTCGATGAAATCAATGACCGATTCATAAATCGGAAATCCAGGGTTAGGATAGATAACTTCATCTCCTTCATTGGCAAGTGCCAAGATGGTAAAGAAGATGATAGGTTTGGCACCGGGCGTCACGGTTACTTCGTCCGGATGAATCTCTACACCCCGCGTTTCTGAAATATGTTCAGCAATCACTTCGCGAAACTCCAGTAAACCCGCGGAGGGCCCATATCCAGTGTGACCATCCTTCATCGCCTTGAAAGCGGCCTCGATAATGTTCCCAGGGGTTATGAAATCGGGTTGACCAATTTCGAGATGGACTATGTCTTTTCCCTGTGCTTCTAATCCTTTGGCTTTGGCAAGTACCTCGAAGGCAGATTCCGTTCCCAAACGGTCCATTCGATCTGCAAAATTCATCTATCACCTCAATTTTTTGAAAATGGATTCTCCTATCCTAATATCGTACTCAAACTGCTAAATTCTACTTTGAAGATGACACAACAAAACCATTATTTCCGGTAACCCAAACGTTGCTTGCATCTAGCACAAAAATGCTGTTTGCCGGCACCTTGCTGATAATTGGATCATCAATGGTCTGCACTTCCCATGTTGCTCCGCCGTCGGTTGTATGAAGGATAATACTGACACCTAGCCCTCCGCCGGCTGCCCAACCGACCGCACTGTCGGCAAAACTGACGCTCAATAGCTTCTCCTCCGTGCCGCTCGTTTGGATATCCCAACTATCGCCGCCATTTGTGGTGTGAAGAACAATACCGTTCTCTCCGACCGCCCAACCGTTGTTGGCATCGACAAAGAAAATGTCCTCAAGAATATCCGGGATATTTGTGGGTTGATCCACCCAGGTTTGTCCACTGTCAGTGGTCTTCTGGACTAGGCCATCTTGCCCCCCGGTCTCAGGACTGATCCGAACCCCCGTTACCCAGCCGGTAGATTCATCAAGAAATTGGACAGCGTTAAGTACGACTGTTTCTTCGTCACCCACGGCAGCCGCCACTTCACCACCGCGAAGCACGCTCCACTGTTTACCACCGTTCGTGGTTTGAACGATTGTTTCATTCATCCCAACCGCATAGCCGATTTTGGGATTGACAAAGTGGACACCCTTAAGCCAGTTCCCAACCTTACTTGTCTGGACATCCCAGCGCTTGCCGCCATTCGTTGTGCCGACAATCATGCCCTCTTGGCCAACTGCCCATCCATGTTTTTTGTCGAAAAAGTAGATATCGTTGAGCATCTGCTCAATAGGGACTTCCGCTTTCTCCCACGTTTTGCCGCCATCTCTAGTGTGCCCAATATATCCCGGACTGTCCATATCCAATGCTGAAATACCGACAACCCAGCCTTCCTTGGGGCTGATAAAAGCAACTCCATTGTAGTCCCGAACATCCTCCATGTCCATCTGTTGTAACACATTCCATTGTCCGCTGGCGTGGGGTACGGTTGTTACCAACGCAGCCGCAAATAGAATCAATCCCAGTAAAATCACTCTTCTTTTCAACATGCTACAAAAGCTCCTTTCACAGAATTTATATTATACCGATCCTCAAGGCTCAAATCTTCGCAGCCTCACGATTCGATAGGCTTTATTCGTGTGTAACTTATTTTTTAGAATAGGCTTTAGTATAGCACCCATCATAGATGCTGTCAAGAACAAACATATCGCTCTGCAGCACACCCTTGAGCGTGCACAAAAAGCCCCAAGACTCCGCACTTCTGTGTCTTGGGGCTGCTTATTATCTGGGGTTGATAGTGGATTACCAACGTACTTGGCAAAACTCCTCATAGTCAATCAGTTCGTGAATCGTTGGGTTCTTCCCACAGGCGGGACACTCAGGGTCCTGGCGAAGTGTGAGTTTCTTAAACTCCATCGACAATGCATTAAACAGAAGGAGTTGACCGACCAACGGTTTCCCTATATCAAGTAAAACCTTAATGGCTTCAACGGCTTGCACATTCCCGACAATGCCCGGCAACACACCTATCACACCCGCTTCCTGACAACTTGGCACCATATCAGGGGGCGGCGGCGATGGATAAAGGCAACGATAGCACGGTCCCCTGCCAGGATGGAAAACTGTCACCTGCCCCTCAAACTGGAAGATGCTGCCGTGCACAATCGGTTTACCAAGCATCACACTGGCGTCATTCAGCAAATAGCGGGTCGGTAAGTTATCACACCCATCAACAATCAGGTCATAACCCTCAAGTATTTCAAACGCATTCGCTGAAACAATTTTCTCGGTATGTGTAACAACTTTAACATCTGGATTGATGTCTGCGATTGTCTCTTTTGCGGACTCTGTTTTCAATTTTCCCACATCACTCGTCCCGTGGAGAACCTGTCGCTGGAGGTTACTCACATCCACAACATCATCGTCAACGATTCCGAGTGTTCCAACACCGGCTGCTGCGAGATACAGTCCCGCCGGTGACCCAAGCCCACCTGCACCTATGAGAAGCACCTTCGACTCAAGCAGCTTGGTCTGACCCATTCCCCCAACCTCTTTGAGGATAATGTGCCGACTATATCGTTCAATTTGCTCACTACTAAAGTTGTGCATCTAAAAATTCCCTCGTTATGAACCGCAAGAATCGATTCTAGTTATTTTCCAAGTTTGCCAGTAGATCCGCAATTCCTTTGCCTGAATGTGCAGAGATTTGAACCGCAAACCGTTCCCGAATATCTTCAAATGCAAGTTCAACCGTAAAGTCGGTCCCACCGTACATCTGCTCTAGCACCGCGGTTAAGTCCGGCTGAATCGCATCAAACATCTCTTGGGTGTTCGGTGCAATATGGCGATTGTTAATAAAAAACAGAATCTCATCTCCGTTTAGATGTACAGCGTTCTCTAGTTCTTCGGCCTCTTCTATACGAACGCATCTTTGAAGCGTTTCAGTAAACGCCTGATGAATCTTTTCGCGATTCTTCCCTTCTACCTTATGCTTCCGGTTATAGAGAAAACCGTGACGACTTCTGGCTGCATCAATGCTATAATTGGTGCTTGCCGAAATT
This genomic window from Candidatus Poribacteria bacterium contains:
- the moeB gene encoding molybdopterin-synthase adenylyltransferase MoeB is translated as MHNFSSEQIERYSRHIILKEVGGMGQTKLLESKVLLIGAGGLGSPAGLYLAAAGVGTLGIVDDDVVDVSNLQRQVLHGTSDVGKLKTESAKETIADINPDVKVVTHTEKIVSANAFEILEGYDLIVDGCDNLPTRYLLNDASVMLGKPIVHGSIFQFEGQVTVFHPGRGPCYRCLYPSPPPPDMVPSCQEAGVIGVLPGIVGNVQAVEAIKVLLDIGKPLVGQLLLFNALSMEFKKLTLRQDPECPACGKNPTIHELIDYEEFCQVRW